A genomic region of Limimonas halophila contains the following coding sequences:
- a CDS encoding FecCD family ABC transporter permease: MADRARILLPLLAVGTMLALAGSLLIGPAGLMPRAVLGALVDADAGTAAVVVREIRLPRTLLAAAIGATLGLSGAALQGYLRNPLAEPGLIGVSGAAALGAVLTLYTGAAAAFALALPLGGIAGAIAAVLLVLLLAGRHADTLTLILAGVAVTSLAAALTSLALNLAPSPYAALEIVFWLLGSLSGRSMEHVALALPFMAVGWALLASVGRALDALALGEEAAQSLGFHLAGVRVRLVLGTALSVGAATAVAGTIGFVGLVVPHALRPLVGHRPRALLPVSALGGALLLVLADILVRAVTPTNELKLGVVTALIGAPFFFALVIRTRRGLA; the protein is encoded by the coding sequence ATGGCCGACCGCGCGCGCATCCTGCTCCCCTTGCTGGCGGTCGGCACCATGCTGGCGCTGGCGGGCTCCCTGCTGATCGGGCCGGCCGGGCTGATGCCGCGCGCGGTGCTGGGCGCGCTGGTGGACGCCGATGCCGGGACGGCGGCCGTGGTGGTGCGGGAGATCCGCCTGCCGCGCACGCTGCTGGCGGCGGCCATCGGGGCGACGCTCGGACTGTCGGGGGCGGCGCTCCAGGGCTACCTGCGCAACCCGCTCGCCGAGCCGGGGCTGATCGGCGTCTCCGGCGCGGCGGCCCTGGGGGCGGTGCTGACGCTCTACACCGGGGCCGCGGCGGCGTTCGCGCTGGCCCTGCCCCTGGGCGGGATCGCCGGGGCGATCGCGGCGGTGCTGCTGGTGCTGCTGCTTGCGGGGCGCCACGCTGACACCCTGACGCTGATCCTGGCGGGTGTGGCCGTGACCTCGCTGGCGGCGGCGCTGACCTCGCTGGCGCTCAATCTGGCGCCGAGCCCCTACGCGGCGCTGGAGATCGTGTTCTGGCTGCTTGGCTCGCTCTCCGGCCGCTCGATGGAGCACGTCGCCCTCGCCCTGCCCTTCATGGCCGTCGGCTGGGCGCTGCTGGCGAGCGTGGGTCGGGCGCTGGACGCCCTGGCCCTTGGCGAAGAGGCGGCGCAGAGTCTGGGCTTCCACCTGGCCGGCGTGCGCGTGCGCCTCGTGCTCGGCACGGCGCTTTCGGTGGGCGCGGCGACGGCCGTGGCCGGCACGATCGGCTTCGTCGGGCTGGTGGTGCCCCACGCGCTGCGCCCGCTCGTCGGCCACCGCCCCCGCGCACTGCTGCCCGTGAGCGCGCTGGGCGGCGCGCTGCTGCTGGTGCTGGCGGACATCCTGGTGCGCGCGGTGACGCCGACGAACGAACTCAAGCTGGGCGTGGTGACGGCGTTAATCGGCGCGCCCTTCTTCTTCGCCCTGGTGATCCGAACGCGGCGGGGGCTGGCGTGA
- a CDS encoding ABC transporter substrate-binding protein produces MAAPGRVVSLNLCTDLLALRLLPRERIASVSALAADAGYSPMAERAQGIPVNHGRAEEVLRFEPDLVLAGAFRQRSTVRLLRRLGHEVVTLAPPRSIEDVRRQIRRVAKVLDVRPRGEAMIRRFDARIAHASPATAAAGATAAIYQPNGVTVGANQLPHAALKAAGLTNVAAEMGLDGMVPLSLEKLVTAEPDVLVLPASAQNAASQAAAVLDHPALRAVRARARVVRIPRRLWTCGGPQLAEAVTRLARARREVP; encoded by the coding sequence GTGGCTGCGCCGGGACGCGTGGTCTCGCTCAACCTGTGCACCGACCTGCTGGCGTTGCGCCTGCTGCCGCGCGAGCGCATCGCCTCGGTGTCGGCGCTGGCGGCGGATGCGGGGTATTCGCCCATGGCCGAACGGGCCCAGGGCATCCCCGTGAACCACGGCCGGGCCGAGGAAGTGCTGCGCTTCGAGCCGGATCTGGTCCTTGCTGGCGCGTTCCGGCAGCGCAGCACGGTGCGCCTGCTGCGGCGGCTTGGCCACGAGGTGGTGACGCTGGCGCCGCCCCGAAGCATCGAAGACGTGCGCCGCCAGATCCGGCGCGTTGCCAAGGTGCTGGACGTTCGCCCGCGCGGCGAGGCCATGATCCGGCGCTTCGACGCACGGATCGCGCATGCAAGCCCGGCGACCGCCGCAGCCGGGGCGACAGCGGCGATCTACCAGCCCAACGGCGTGACCGTGGGTGCGAACCAACTGCCCCACGCCGCCCTGAAGGCGGCCGGCTTGACGAACGTGGCCGCCGAGATGGGCCTGGACGGCATGGTGCCCTTGTCCCTGGAAAAGCTGGTCACGGCCGAGCCAGATGTCCTGGTGTTGCCGGCATCGGCGCAGAACGCGGCCTCGCAGGCGGCGGCGGTGCTCGACCACCCCGCTCTTCGGGCCGTGCGCGCGCGGGCGCGCGTTGTGCGTATCCCTCGGCGGCTGTGGACCTGCGGCGGGCCGCAGCTCGCCGAGGCCGTAACGCGCCTCGCCCGCGCCCGGCGGGAGGTTCCCTAG
- a CDS encoding TonB-dependent receptor plug domain-containing protein, producing the protein MRFQSRQVHGLPLTAAAAGVALTATALSPDPAAAQEQLQEIVVTPTRTPTSIERVGTSVSVIDRRTIEDRQYRTVGEALRSVPGLRMVQQGPRGTATSIFMRGANSNQTLVLLDGQRIADPSTPAGAFDFGGLTTENVQRIEVVRGAQSSLYGSGAIGGVVNIITREAKQDGVRGGIRAEAGTRETIDGSAELRGRSGEVSFAATLSGVDTDGDTVTPARLRPGGAGSEDDGHRQVKGTARLGVDLTERLELSIYGEISDSRTELDTSPEDPNSEGETRRYITNAELAGSFWDGRYRPTVRVSYSDFTRDDTNRPDALSQTETDTRNEGSRAGLSLENELDVHADHTLVFGASVREESFEASGFRDFGGLRQTLQSDADATTAAAYVQDVFQLTERLSGTVGVRFDKPEDFDGQATWHLAPSYTIPATGTRLKASVGTGFKTPSLFQRFGFTPTNTGTAFRGNPNLDAEESFSWEIGVEQRVLDERVRAGVTYFQSDVDDGVVTVFDANFNSTTVNNEDLDIQGVESFLAVTPVPALNVRVDHTYLDAENADTGQRLVRRPRHKLNLEARWQPGARWTLTGGLRAIAGGTDIGFTGGRVDLDDHVVARAAARYRLNDRVALTARVENLTDTDYEVADGFKGPGVEGFVGTRVSF; encoded by the coding sequence ATGCGATTCCAGTCCCGGCAGGTCCACGGCCTGCCCCTCACGGCCGCCGCGGCCGGCGTTGCCCTGACGGCCACGGCCCTTTCGCCCGACCCGGCTGCGGCCCAGGAGCAGCTTCAAGAAATCGTGGTCACGCCCACGCGCACCCCGACAAGCATCGAGCGTGTCGGCACCTCGGTTAGCGTCATCGACCGCCGGACCATCGAAGACCGGCAGTACCGTACGGTCGGCGAGGCGCTGCGCAGCGTCCCCGGCCTGCGCATGGTGCAACAGGGGCCACGCGGCACGGCGACATCGATCTTCATGCGCGGCGCCAACTCCAACCAGACGCTGGTGCTGCTGGACGGTCAGCGCATCGCCGACCCGAGCACACCCGCCGGCGCGTTCGACTTCGGCGGGCTGACGACCGAAAACGTCCAGCGCATCGAGGTGGTGCGCGGCGCGCAGAGTTCGCTCTACGGCAGCGGCGCCATCGGCGGCGTCGTCAACATTATCACGCGCGAGGCCAAGCAAGACGGCGTGCGCGGCGGCATCCGCGCCGAGGCCGGCACGCGCGAAACCATCGACGGCAGCGCCGAGCTGCGCGGCCGCTCGGGTGAGGTTTCCTTCGCCGCCACGCTCAGCGGCGTGGACACCGACGGCGACACCGTCACCCCGGCCCGCCTGCGCCCGGGCGGCGCCGGCAGCGAGGACGACGGCCACCGCCAGGTGAAGGGCACCGCGCGCCTGGGCGTGGACCTGACCGAGCGGCTGGAGCTGTCGATCTACGGTGAAATCTCCGACTCCCGCACGGAGCTGGACACCAGCCCCGAAGATCCCAACAGCGAGGGCGAAACGCGGCGCTACATCACCAATGCCGAACTCGCGGGGAGCTTCTGGGACGGTCGCTACCGGCCCACGGTGCGTGTGAGCTACAGCGACTTCACGCGCGACGACACCAACCGGCCGGACGCGCTGAGCCAGACCGAAACGGATACCCGCAACGAGGGCAGCCGCGCCGGCCTCAGTCTGGAAAACGAACTGGACGTGCACGCCGACCACACCCTCGTCTTCGGTGCGTCGGTGCGCGAGGAAAGCTTCGAGGCGAGCGGCTTCCGCGACTTCGGCGGCTTGCGGCAGACGCTTCAGTCCGACGCCGACGCCACCACCGCCGCCGCCTACGTGCAGGACGTGTTCCAGCTCACCGAGCGGCTGTCGGGGACCGTGGGCGTGCGCTTCGACAAGCCCGAGGACTTCGACGGCCAGGCCACCTGGCACCTCGCGCCCAGCTACACCATTCCGGCGACCGGCACGCGGCTGAAGGCCAGCGTGGGCACCGGCTTCAAGACGCCGTCGCTGTTCCAGCGCTTCGGCTTCACGCCCACCAACACCGGCACGGCGTTCCGCGGCAACCCGAACCTGGATGCCGAGGAGAGCTTTTCCTGGGAGATCGGCGTCGAACAACGCGTCTTGGACGAGCGCGTGCGGGCCGGCGTCACCTACTTCCAAAGCGACGTGGACGACGGCGTGGTGACCGTCTTCGACGCCAACTTCAACTCCACCACGGTGAACAACGAGGACCTGGACATCCAGGGCGTGGAAAGCTTCCTCGCCGTCACGCCCGTGCCGGCGCTCAACGTGCGCGTGGACCACACCTACCTCGACGCGGAAAACGCGGACACGGGCCAGCGCCTCGTCCGACGGCCGCGCCACAAGTTGAACCTCGAAGCGCGCTGGCAGCCGGGCGCGCGCTGGACGCTGACGGGCGGCCTGCGGGCGATCGCCGGCGGCACGGACATCGGCTTCACCGGCGGGCGCGTGGACCTGGACGACCACGTCGTCGCGCGCGCGGCGGCCCGCTACCGCCTGAACGACCGCGTGGCGCTGACGGCGCGCGTGGAGAACCTGACCGACACCGACTACGAGGTCGCCGACGGCTTCAAGGGCCCCGGCGTGGAAGGCTTCGTCGGCACCCGCGTGAGCTTCTGA
- the fliI gene encoding flagellar protein export ATPase FliI produces MSEASALKTFLDDVDHLPAERLYGRVTSVLGMLVEVAGLERVLSIGGRVDILTRDNRRVPCEAVGFREGRALLLPFGALEGVSLGCAAELSTAEPTVRPTNAWLGRVVNALGEPVDGKGPLPQGRESYPLRAQPPSAHGRRRVGGKLDLGVRAINTFLSCCRGQRMGIFAGSGVGKSVTLSMMARYTEADVNVIGLIGERGREVQEWLEDELGPEGLARSVVVVATSDEPPPMRRQAVYMTLALAEYFRDHSGEVLCMLDSVTRFAMALREIGLAAGEPPASKGYTPSVFGELPQVLERAGPGTSATAGDITGLFTVLVEGDDHSEPIADAVRGILDGHIVLDRQIAERGRYPAINVLRSISRTMPACNTQEQTDLVQRARRLLSTYEDMGELIRIGAYKKGSDPKVDEAIQYVDRIESFLHQDKQERTSLDDGYAMLARALDMPWGDAKNDPNDSGGAGQPAGGGQAGQQGAAQGGGRKARRRDRQG; encoded by the coding sequence GTGAGCGAAGCTTCCGCACTCAAGACCTTCCTCGACGACGTGGACCATCTGCCCGCCGAGCGGCTTTACGGCCGCGTGACTTCGGTGCTGGGCATGCTGGTCGAGGTCGCGGGGCTGGAGCGCGTGCTCTCCATCGGCGGGCGCGTCGACATCCTGACGCGCGACAACCGGCGCGTGCCGTGCGAGGCCGTGGGCTTCCGCGAGGGCCGGGCGCTGCTGTTGCCCTTCGGTGCGCTCGAGGGCGTCAGCCTGGGCTGCGCCGCGGAGTTGAGCACCGCCGAGCCCACGGTGCGCCCGACCAATGCCTGGCTGGGGCGCGTGGTCAACGCGCTCGGCGAGCCGGTGGACGGCAAGGGCCCGCTGCCGCAGGGCCGGGAGAGTTATCCCCTGCGCGCGCAGCCGCCCTCGGCGCACGGCCGCCGGCGCGTGGGCGGCAAGCTCGACCTGGGCGTGCGCGCGATCAACACCTTCCTGAGCTGCTGCCGCGGGCAGCGAATGGGCATTTTCGCCGGCTCCGGCGTGGGCAAGTCGGTCACGCTGTCGATGATGGCGCGCTACACCGAGGCCGATGTGAACGTCATCGGCCTGATCGGTGAGCGCGGGCGCGAGGTTCAGGAGTGGCTGGAGGACGAACTCGGTCCCGAGGGGCTGGCGCGCTCGGTGGTCGTGGTCGCGACCTCGGACGAGCCGCCGCCGATGCGCCGCCAGGCCGTCTACATGACGTTGGCGCTCGCCGAGTACTTCCGCGACCACAGCGGCGAAGTGCTGTGCATGCTGGACTCGGTGACGCGCTTCGCCATGGCCCTGCGCGAGATCGGGCTCGCGGCGGGGGAGCCGCCCGCGAGCAAGGGCTACACACCCTCCGTCTTCGGCGAGCTGCCGCAGGTGCTGGAGCGCGCGGGGCCGGGCACAAGCGCCACGGCGGGCGACATCACCGGGCTGTTCACCGTGCTGGTCGAGGGCGACGACCACAGCGAGCCCATCGCCGACGCCGTGCGCGGCATCCTCGACGGCCACATCGTGCTGGACCGCCAGATCGCCGAGCGCGGGCGCTATCCCGCGATCAACGTGCTGCGCTCCATCTCGCGCACGATGCCGGCCTGCAACACCCAGGAGCAGACGGACCTGGTCCAGCGCGCGCGGCGCCTGCTGTCGACCTACGAGGACATGGGCGAGCTGATCCGCATCGGCGCCTACAAGAAGGGCTCCGACCCCAAGGTCGACGAGGCCATCCAGTACGTCGACCGCATCGAGTCCTTCCTCCACCAGGACAAGCAGGAGCGCACGAGTCTGGACGACGGCTACGCCATGCTGGCGCGCGCGCTCGACATGCCGTGGGGTGACGCCAAGAACGACCCGAACGATTCCGGCGGCGCCGGCCAGCCCGCGGGCGGCGGCCAGGCCGGCCAGCAGGGCGCCGCGCAGGGTGGTGGCCGGAAGGCGCGCCGACGCGATCGTCAGGGGTGA
- a CDS encoding flagellar export protein FliJ, translating into MTALSELVRISRWHLDEKRQKLGDLERLADRLRDDLRKLDDTIAHEQRVVQEDPSARETYSAYIKAEMERRGRLEQSIANVQSEIESAREEVAEAFRELKKYEMAKANQDQRETERLKKAEEKQMDEIGLQLHQRNNSG; encoded by the coding sequence ATGACGGCGCTCAGCGAACTCGTCCGCATCAGCCGCTGGCATCTGGATGAAAAGCGCCAGAAACTCGGCGATCTGGAGCGCCTCGCGGATCGCCTGCGCGACGACCTGCGCAAGCTGGACGACACCATCGCGCACGAACAGCGCGTGGTGCAGGAGGACCCCAGCGCCCGCGAAACCTATTCGGCCTACATCAAGGCGGAAATGGAGCGCCGCGGCCGGCTGGAGCAATCCATCGCCAACGTCCAGAGCGAGATCGAAAGCGCGCGCGAGGAGGTCGCGGAGGCCTTCCGCGAGCTGAAGAAGTACGAGATGGCAAAGGCCAACCAGGATCAGCGCGAGACCGAGCGCCTGAAAAAGGCCGAGGAAAAGCAGATGGACGAAATTGGCCTGCAGCTGCACCAGCGCAACAACAGCGGCTGA
- a CDS encoding MinD/ParA family protein codes for MTETPAAQATKAAHSPAGNNVVAVASGKGGVGKTWFAITLAHAIARSGKRSLLFDGDLGLANVDVQLGLNPEKDLSRVLTGRQPITQAVQAVTAGGFDVIAGRSGSGTLASMAPGQLDTLGRSLTDIAPRYDRVILDLGAGVDRTVRSLTGRAGTLIVVITEEPTALTDAYAFIKLTKRRRPDVDVKIVVNLASSQKQGEQIFGALRKVCDSFLNVQPELLGVIRRDAWVRDSIKRQSLIFERQPNAAAASDVETIVNRLQDEA; via the coding sequence ATGACGGAGACCCCTGCAGCCCAAGCCACGAAGGCAGCCCACAGCCCGGCCGGCAACAACGTTGTCGCCGTGGCGTCGGGCAAGGGCGGCGTTGGCAAGACGTGGTTCGCGATCACCCTGGCCCACGCCATCGCCCGCTCGGGCAAGCGCAGCCTACTGTTCGACGGTGACCTCGGGCTGGCGAACGTGGACGTGCAGCTCGGGCTCAACCCCGAGAAGGACCTCAGCCGCGTGCTCACCGGGCGGCAGCCCATCACCCAGGCCGTGCAGGCCGTGACCGCGGGCGGCTTCGACGTCATCGCCGGCCGCTCCGGCTCGGGCACGCTGGCGTCGATGGCGCCGGGCCAGCTCGACACCCTGGGCCGCTCGCTGACCGACATCGCCCCGCGCTACGACCGCGTCATCCTGGACCTGGGCGCGGGCGTGGACCGCACCGTGCGCTCGCTGACGGGCCGCGCCGGGACGCTGATCGTGGTCATCACCGAGGAGCCCACGGCGCTCACCGACGCCTACGCTTTCATCAAGCTCACCAAGCGCCGCCGGCCCGACGTGGACGTGAAGATCGTGGTCAACCTGGCGTCCTCGCAGAAGCAGGGCGAGCAGATCTTCGGCGCGCTGCGCAAGGTGTGCGACAGCTTCCTCAACGTGCAGCCCGAGTTGCTGGGGGTGATCCGCCGGGATGCCTGGGTGCGCGATTCCATCAAGCGCCAGAGCCTGATCTTCGAGCGCCAGCCCAACGCCGCGGCGGCGAGCGACGTGGAAACCATCGTCAACCGCCTGCAGGACGAGGCGTGA
- a CDS encoding AAA family ATPase, which yields MRLKTFTAESLPAAMELVRERLGDDAVILSSQPDPDGGGFRVTAALEGEQAQTGFFDGEAGLEAFNILSETLDYHRVPTELMDALLDHCGRTHANSPTEALAEAIATEMSFTPPPQKPMKTPLLLMGPPGAGKTATAAKLAAQVRVRGGGATMITMDTGKAGSLSQIQAFAEALGARLKQAHDADSLKKALQGAGRNHFVVIDAIGAGPFDHDSMQELEEWLGVSGATGVLVKQAGTDPVEAVETALAYADLGVFYYIPTKTDATRRLGDVLSAAHSARLTLMGMGVAPTIGAGLRAVDAHHLARMLLPEDVAAEEDAISGNGASA from the coding sequence ATGCGCCTGAAGACGTTCACAGCCGAATCCCTGCCCGCGGCCATGGAGCTGGTGCGGGAGCGTCTGGGCGACGACGCCGTCATCCTGTCGTCCCAGCCGGACCCCGACGGCGGCGGCTTCCGGGTCACCGCGGCGCTGGAAGGCGAGCAGGCCCAGACGGGCTTCTTCGACGGCGAAGCGGGGCTGGAAGCCTTCAACATCCTCTCGGAAACGCTGGACTACCACCGCGTTCCCACCGAGCTGATGGACGCCCTGCTCGACCACTGCGGGCGCACGCACGCCAACTCCCCGACGGAGGCGCTGGCGGAAGCGATCGCCACGGAGATGAGCTTCACCCCGCCGCCGCAAAAGCCCATGAAGACGCCGCTGCTGCTCATGGGGCCGCCGGGCGCGGGCAAGACCGCCACGGCGGCCAAGCTCGCCGCTCAGGTGCGCGTGCGCGGCGGCGGCGCCACGATGATCACGATGGACACCGGCAAGGCGGGCAGCCTGTCGCAGATCCAGGCCTTCGCGGAGGCCCTGGGCGCCCGCCTGAAGCAGGCGCACGACGCCGACTCGCTCAAGAAGGCGCTCCAGGGGGCGGGGCGGAACCACTTCGTGGTGATCGACGCCATCGGCGCCGGCCCCTTCGACCATGACTCCATGCAGGAGCTGGAGGAGTGGCTGGGGGTCAGCGGCGCCACGGGCGTGCTGGTCAAGCAGGCCGGCACCGACCCGGTCGAGGCCGTGGAGACCGCCCTGGCCTACGCGGATCTGGGCGTCTTCTACTACATTCCGACGAAGACCGACGCCACGCGGCGGTTGGGCGATGTGCTCAGCGCGGCCCACAGTGCCCGGCTCACGCTGATGGGCATGGGGGTGGCCCCCACGATCGGGGCCGGCCTGCGCGCTGTGGACGCACACCATCTGGCGAGGATGCTTCTGCCCGAAGACGTCGCCGCCGAGGAGGACGCCATCTCCGGCAATGGAGCCAGCGCATGA